Genomic window (Capsicum annuum cultivar UCD-10X-F1 chromosome 10, UCD10Xv1.1, whole genome shotgun sequence):
TTCCTACCTTTTCAATATTGATGATTGCGCATGTGATGTCCAAGTAAAACCTTAGCCATTATTGCAACTTATAAGTACATATGATATCTGTGACaccaatattaataataataacaatatacgtacacgtagaacttacctttattttactactatttcTTTTATGGACTAAAAGATTATGTCTGATAGATCCtcaactcaaaataataataataataataatcaaataacaaaattaatttaacaaaatCTAACGGTAACACATATTTGTTTGAGATCACTACACGTTgcacaaacaaaaagaaaatcaccGTCAAAAGAAAGCAGTGGTACGGTGTAAAACTCATTGTCATATTGTTTTTATGAGAAGACGAAGTGCAAGTCAATTTTTGAAGAATTGATTTCTGTAATTTagcttattctttttcttttccctcATAGGAGTCGTCTCCATCATTATCTTTATGAACGTGAGAAAAAGAAGTAATATAAGGTATTTTAATTGAGGTacttaatttaagaaaataatttgtaGAAAGTTATTTACCTGAAATAGAATAGGACTTTGTAATGTAAATAACAATGTAatataggattttgtaatttaaattaatatttaatagcaTAAAAgggaaaaagacgattttgtttaaagtggagacttttaatgaagggcaaaaagggTCAACGCCAATTAtaagggccttcacacttttaatataatagatattatagatatagattatagattatagatatagattatagatatagaaaaagatatagattatagattaaaaATCATAgaatatagattattattattattattattactattattattattattattattagtattattattattattattactattattgttatagattaaaagtgtgaaagaccttagaaatattgtttgaactttttgcacttcatttaAAGTTTATGTTTTAGACAAattcgtcttttcactatttttaattattttattgatattaaatattgactataataacaaataaaaacctTTCCTAACAAAAATAGAATAATTAATTATTCACTTTTCCAACTTATTTCTAGACTTCATGCCATCTTACTTCCAACTTATTTCTAGACTTCATGCCATCTTACTTGATCAAGAAGTATTCTAATTCTATCTTCCTTGATCACCAAGTATTCTATTTTTTCCCGTAGATACTAGAATGAAATAATTTCTCGTTTATATAAACtttaaaaaaccaaaaaaaaaaaaggaaaacgtATAAAACCTTCAACTTCCCCTTTCCCAAAGCACCCTTgtttgtaaaaaaagaaaaaaataagatggGAATTTTTGCAAAGAGACTATCAAGAGCCCTTTCCACTTGCATTCTATCCAAACAGTGGCCGTATCACCAATCGCTCTTTGCCTCGGCTTGGTCCGCCACTCAACTCCGCGGTGTCAAATCTCGCGGTTCTGATTTGAAGCCAGGAAACGTGATTGAGAAAAAAGGAAGGATTTATCAGGTGGTAAAGGCACAACACACAACCCAAGGAAGAGGAGGAGCTATTATACAGGTGGAACTCCATGATGTTGATAGTGGAAGCAAGTCCAGTGCAAGATTTCGTACGGATGAAACTGTTGAAAAAGTATTTGTTGCAGAAAAGAGTTTCAGGTACCTCTATACCGATGAAGAAACTGGGAACATTGTGCTAATGGAGCCTGAAACCTATGAGCAGCTAGATGTACCAAAACACTTGTTTGGTGAATGTTATGTCTACCTTCAAGATGATATGGAAGTCGATGTACAACTTTACGAGGAAAGAGCAATGTCTGTGTCAATTCCTAGGCGAGTAACATGTACTGTTGCTGAATCCGAAATTCCCATGAGGGCATCAGCTACTCCACAGTATAAGAAGGTTTTGTTGGACAATGGTCTTACTGTGCAGGTACCGAAATATGTTGTAGAAGGAGACAGGATTATCGTAAACACCACCAACCACTCTTACGTAAGCAGAGCTTAAGAgtggcattttattttattcttcataataGTTGGAGTTTGTTAGAATCCAAATTATAGTATAGATATTTTTAGCAGAGTATGTTAGGgctcttcaaaatcaaactcttaccGATAAGCTTGGCGAATTGATATTGAGTTATCGGATAAATGATTGATGAACGTATTAACGTTTGAttgtttaaaattaaattattttatctattgcgaaaatttttaataaagtgtaaaagttcaaatcacaatctttcacactttaatataataatgtaaacataaatatatacacatgtgtTTTACCAGttccaagtggttgatggatcatcacttttgcgtttgcaTACACCTCTTTCTCTTGTTGTCACAAGCT
Coding sequences:
- the LOC124888105 gene encoding elongation factor P-like translates to MGIFAKRLSRALSTCILSKQWPYHQSLFASAWSATQLRGVKSRGSDLKPGNVIEKKGRIYQVVKAQHTTQGRGGAIIQVELHDVDSGSKSSARFRTDETVEKVFVAEKSFRYLYTDEETGNIVLMEPETYEQLDVPKHLFGECYVYLQDDMEVDVQLYEERAMSVSIPRRVTCTVAESEIPMRASATPQYKKVLLDNGLTVQVPKYVVEGDRIIVNTTNHSYVSRA